AGGCTCTCCGGCAGGGCGGCGCAGTTTACCGCCACAAAAGGGCCGTCGGACCGGTCGGAATTTTCATGGATAAACCGGGCCACCAGTTCCTTGCCGGTGCCCGACTCCCCATGGACAAGAACCGTGGACCTGGATGGGGCCACCCTGCGGGCGATGTCCAGCGTCTGCTGGAGCCGGTCGTTAACGCTGACGATAACGCGCCCCTGGAATTTCTTTTTTGCCGGTGAAGGCTCTACGCCAGGTTTTTTCAGCGATACCGGCCGGGCCTCATCAGCGCCGTTGAACAGGCGGCGGAAAAGTTCGTCTAGCGTGTCGGCGGAGAAGGGTTTTAATATGTAGTCGCTGGCGCCTTCTTTCATGGCCTCCACCGCGTCGTCCACCGCGCCATAGGCGGTTATAAGCACAAAGGGCGCTTCGCTCTTGCGCTCCCGGATGGCCCGAAGAAGGTCCAGCCCGTTCATGCGGGGCATGCGCATATCGGAAATGATTATCTCCGGCGACTTTTCCTCGAAGGCCTTAAGCCCCTCCTCGCCGTTGCCCGCGGTGAACACTTTGTGCCCGGCGCGGCTCAGCGCCTCTTTGAGGGCGATCCGCATTTCCTCCTCATCGTCCACTACCAGAACGTTTTTCGGTTCGATGGCTGTCCTCATCATGATAAGGAATTCTATTAAATGGCTCTCATGCCGCAAAAGAGCGCCTTGAAAATTTTACGCTAAAACCGGCCATCTTCATAAAAGAATGTTAAACCAAGCCCGGCGTGGCGTGGCGTAAATCATGTCCACGCGATAACATATCCCGATGGTCAATAAATTATTGGCGGTCATCGCCGCGGTTGTCATTACATCCGGCTCCGTGGCGGAGAGCCGAGAAAGCGCCGTTCAAAAAGGGTTGAGGTTTTATAACGAGGGGAAATACGCCGAGGCGCTGAAAGCTTTTCATATATCCAAACCCCGGGAGCTGGACCGGAGGGCTTATCTTGCCTGGGGACTGAGCGCGTACAGGATGGGGAAATTCGAATCCGCCGCTATGAAACTGGAAAAAGCGGCTGGGATGGGCAAACCGGATGGGGACACCTGGGCGCTGACGGCGGAATGCCACTTGAAATCCGGAAATCCCGGCAAAGCGTTGCAGGCTGTAAGGAAAACCGCTCCCTTAAAAGTCTCCAGCCGTGGCGAGGTGGACTTGTTGTGGGGCTCCATTGCTGAAGCCAGCGGAGCTTATGGCGAAGCGGCGCAAAAATACCGCTCGGCCCTCGGCGAGAATCCGGATAAGGAATTTGATATCCGCGCCGGATTAGGCAGGGTTTTGGCCGGGCTTGGCGATTACTCCGGCTCCATTGAAAACTTCACCAGGGCGGCAAAGCTGAAACCCGGCGACGCTGAGGCGTTTTCCGGTTTGGGATACGCGTATTTAAAATCGGGAATGCTGGCGCAGGCGGAGGAAAGTCTTTTAACAGCCGCCAGCCTTGCGCCAGGTTTGGCCCCGGTGTGGTACAACCTGGCCTGCGCCCAATCGAAACAGGGCAAGGTGGAGAATGCCTGCGCGTCCCTGTCGAAGGCGTTTGAGACCGGTTTTAACGACGTTAACGGCGCCCTGTCCGACGATGATCTGGCCGGGTTGAGGGGAAAAGAATGTTTCTTGAAACTCACCCGGCGCATCCCGGTAAAATGATCCAACTGGGTGGAAGTTAAAAAACCGAAGCGCAATTTTTATTGAGAAATTTTGGCTCAATTCCGGAAAAACCGTGTTATATTGTTACCGAAAAGCCCATCCAAGCCCAGGGCGCTAATCTCAAGAGAACTTTTGCCAACACGGGGGGACGTGAAGGTGGAAAGGTTCAAATGTTTTTTAAACAAGGAGTTGGCGCCGATGCTACCCAATAAGCCCATGTTCGCCACAAAAAAAGGATTCACCCTTGTGGAGCTATTGGTGACTGTTTCCATCATCGCTGTCCTGATGGTGATAGTCATCCCGGAGCTTCAGAGGTACCGCCAGCGGTTTTACGACACAACCGCGCTTTCGGACCTGAACCAGTTCACAAAGGCTGTGGCCAATACGGATACCCCTGCTTTTTTCATTAACTGGATCACCACACCGGGAACGCATCCCAACTTTCCCGAAGTGAAGATTAGCAACGAGGTCAATATTCTAGACGTCTCAATAGACACCGGTTTAGGGTGGGTATGGTACGCGTGGGGGTGCCATTTAAAAGGCGAAACCGGATATTTCCTTTATATCCCATATGGAACCGACCCGTGGGGCGGCTGGATGGTACCAAACCAGATTCAGGAGAGTCCGGCATATCGCTGGCTTTGCCCATGAGCGTAACGCCTGATAGGCGTTTTATAAGGGAGGCAGGGGCGTTTACTGGCGCCGTATGGCCTCTATCTCCCGCTCCAGCGCCTCTTCCACCCGGGTTTTTTCCTGCCTGAAATTTTCCTTGGCTTCCTCCAGAGCGGCGGCATATTCAGGGCGCCCGGCTATTTTCTTCATTTTCTCGTCGAGCATGATTTTGGCCTCGGCAATCTTCGCCTCGGTTTTGCTCCGGGCTTCGGCTATGGCCGCTTTTTGGCTGGCGCTCAAAGATTTTAACTCGCCCCCCGTAAGCTTCGCCGCCTTCTCCATGGCCAGTTCCAGCGCCGATTTCATTTTTTAGGCTCCTCTTCAATACGCAATATCTTGTTCGTTGTTTTTGCCTTCAGCAGGGTTTTTATCCTGGTTCCCGGGGCCAGCGCATCCCCCGGCTCCATGCCGTTCAACATGGCTGTTTCCATGGCCATCCCCTCGTCTCCACTGACCTCTTTGGCTATGGAGAGGAAAGTCTCCCCTTCTTTAACCGTGTGGATGTGCACCACCCAAGGCGGGTTGGTTTGCCCACGCCAGGCGGGTTTGCCGTACCTCAACCCCTCAATGGCGTCCAGATACCTGTCGCGGAAATCGTTTGTCTGCCCGTCGCGGGCTTTCAACAGTTCGCTTTTGCCTTCGGCTTCTATGATCCTGCTCACGGTGTCCGGATGGGTTGCGGCGAACCCGTGATAACTGTGCCCCCCCTTCCGCTCTATGACCCTCAGCGACTCCAGGAACTTCACTATCCCTGTGGGGTCATACCCCGCCTCGTACGCGGTGATCATCCCCACCTGGTCGCTCTCCATCTCAAACTCCCGGCCATACCCTAGAAGGACCTGTTGGGAAAGGGATGTGCTTACGGTAAGCCACGCGCCGGCGTTCGCGCGGATTTCCTCGCTCAATGCCAGGCCGCCCAGGGTGAGCAGGGCCGAGCCTATCTGTTTTTTCATCTGCCGCACGGCGTGGTGGCCTATCACATGGCCAACCTCGTGCCCTATCACGCCCGCCAATGCCGCCTCGGAGTTTAGCGTGGCCAGAAGCCCACGGGTCACATAAATATATCCGCCGGGCAGAGCGAAAGCGTTTATCATCTCTTGATCAACGACTTTGAAGTGATACTCGAATTCCGGCTCGCGGATTTTGGTGAGTACCTTGTTCCCGACCCGGGTAACGTATTCCTGCAAGGCCGGGTCTTCATAATAGCCGTAGGAGCGGATGATGTCCTTGTCCGCCTCGCGGCCTATGGCCTCCTCGTCGGATCCTTCAAACAGGGCCAGCCCATACCGGGCCGTGCCAACGACAAGCGCCATCGCCGCCAGAATGGCGATTAAAACCGGCAGACGCCAAGGCTTTTGAGCGTTCATTAAAAGTTCTGTTAAAATATAAATTTTAGCACATAACGCGAGGCCATTATCCGCCCGGGCTACACGGCGGAACCTTGGCCCCATTGCAGGATTGCGATTCGAAAGTGAATAAACCGTACAAGATCGGCCTTTTGCAGATGAGCATGTCCACTGATCCGGCGGAGAACATGTTGAAGGCCGTTTCTCTCATAGAGTCGGCGGCCAACGCTGGCGCCAGCGTTATTTGCCTGCCGGAGCTGTTCTTGACGCCATATTTCTGCCAGCGGGAGGACGCGGCGCTGTTCAACCACGCCGAGCCAATCCCCGGCCCGGCTACGGATACGCTGTGCAAAGCCGCGGCCAGGACCGGAGCCGTGATAGTAGCCTCGCTTTTCGAGAAACGGGCCAAGGGGCTTTACCATAACACCACGGCGGTCATCGGCCCCGATGGAAAGCTTATGGGGATTTACAGGAAAAACCACATTCCCGACGACCCGTCCTATTACGAGAAATATTATTTCACCCCCGGCGACCTGGGTTTCAAAACCTTCGACACATCTTTCGGTAAGCTTGGCGTCCTCATCTGCTGGGACCAGTGGTATCCCGAGGCGGCGCGGCTGACGGCGCTTTTGGGGGCGGAGGTCATCTTTTACCCCACGGCCATAGGCTGGCATCCGGCGGAGCGTGAACAGTTCGGCGCGGCGCAGAAAGACGCGTGGAGAACCGTCCAGCGGGGCCACGCCATAGCCAACGGGGTGTATGTGGCGGCGGTGAACCGGGTTGGGCGCGAAATCACCAAAGAAGGGGGCGACGGCATCCAGTTCTGGGGCGGCAGTTTTATAAGCGACCCATTCGGCGTGGTGACCGCCGAAGCCTCCGCCGACCGGGAGGAGATATTGATAACCGAGGTGGATCCGGCGAAGATCGAGGAGACCCGCCGCAACTGGCCGTTCCTGCGCGACCGCCGCATAGACCTGTACGGCGGAATAACAAGCCGCTATTCCGACTGACAGCGACACAGTGAAAACCTCGAAACTTACCGCCCTGCCCGCGCGGCAGGGTTACCGGATGCCCGCCGAGTGGGAAGGGCATGACGCCACATGGATATGCTGGCCCCAGAACGGGGAAGACTGGCCGGGCAAGCTGAACACCGTCCAGTGGGTGTTCGCCGAGATGGTCAAAAAACTCACCCTGGGCGAAACCGTCCGCATCATTGTTGGAAGCGTCGACAAATCCAAAAGCGTCCGGCGGATATTGGCCAAGTCCCGCGTGGACTTGACCCGGGTGGAGTTTTTCATCATACCCACCGACCGGGGCTGGACCCGCGACATGGGCCCCATATTCATTAAGAACGCCGCCGGGGAAAAGGCCATCGTAAATTTCAAATTCAACGCCTGGGCCAAGTACCCCAACTGGAGGCTGGATAACAAAGTGGCGGGCATAGTGGCGAGGAAGCTGAAAACGCCGATAGTGGAAGCGGTGGTAAATGGCGCGCCTTTCACGCTGGAAGGCGGGGCCATAGATGTGAACGGCAAAGGAACGCTAATCACCACCGTGGAATGTCTGCTGGACGATAAGGTTCAAACGCGAAACCCGGGATTGGGCAGGAAAGAGACCGAACAGGCGCTTGCCGGTTATCTGGGCGCTAAAAATGTTATATGGCTCAACAAGGGTATTGCCGGGGATGACACCCACGGCCATGTGGACGACCTTTGCCGGTTCGTTAACGCCAATACCGTGGTCTTATGCGCCGAGGATAATCCCGCCGAAGATAATTACCGCCCGCTGAACGAAAACCGCGAGATATTGCAAGGCGCAAGGCTGGAGGACGGCTCCAAACCGGAAGTTGTGTTATTGCCCATGCCGGCGCCATTGGTTTTCGACGGGTTGCGCCTTCCGGCCTCTTACGCCAACTTTTACATCGGCGACGCGGTGGTGATAGTCCCCACCTTCAACGACGTAAAAGACCGGGTGGCGCTGGGGATATTGTCCGAACTGTTTCCGGGGCGGCAAGTTATAGGCATCCACGCAGTGGATCTGGTGTGGGGGCTGGGCACGTTGCATTGCTTGACCCAGCAGGAGCCTAAAGGCATTTAAACCACCGCATCATGCTTGAACTTCAAGGTTATCATCTGGCAAACATCATTCCGCCCATGACTATTATCAGGAAGTACATAAACCTCTTTACCGTGTCTTTATGGACATTATCGCTGGTGGCCGAGCCTGACAGGGAACCGGCCACAAGAAACGGCGCGCAGATGGCGAACCATTTTAAGGCCGCAAGCGTGGCCAGACCGGAAAGAGCGTAGAACGTGATGACCATGATGTTGCTCACCACAAAATAGGTGACTAACACCCCTTTTTTTTGATCTATCTCCCAGGGCTGGGTCGTGACGAAAAAAACCGATATGGGGCCGTTTAACCCAAATGCGCCGCCCAGGATACCCGAGAAGAAACCGAACAAGTACGCGAGCCTGGCCCCCATTCGCAATTTGATTTCCGCCACCATCAGTGAAAATATTGCAAAGGCTATGAGAAATGAGCCAAGGCCCATTTTTATCATCGAGGGGTCCAGTGATTTAAGGAAATAGACCCCTATGGGTATGCCGAAAACGGCGCCGGTGAACAGCGGGCGGGACTTTTTAAAATCCAGCCGCTCATGCCACCGGAACATGAGGGTAAGGTTTATAAGGATACCATTCAACAGGGATAGCGGAATGGCTGTTTTCACGTCTATCAGCATGGCGAACAGCGGAATGGCGATAAGGGCGTGACCGAACCCGGCGGAACCCTGGGTGAACGCCGAGGCGAACGCTATCAGCGGTAACAGCCAATATTCGCTCACAGCGGCCTATCGAACGCGGGGAGAGCGCAAGACTGTCGTCTTCCCCCTATTTTTTATCCATGGCGCGGCGCACGGAGGAAACGAACTTTGATAGCTCCCGAACAGCCTGCTCCGGCGACCCGGCGGAGTTGATGACCCTTACCGCCTGTGAGCCGATAATGACGCCGTCCGCAACGGCGGACATCTGGCGGGCCTGCTCCGGCCCGGTAACGCCGAATCCGGCGCATACCGGAAGGCGCGTGGTTTTCTTGAGGGCTTTTATCCCCTTGCCAGCTTCCGTGGCGGATGCCAGCTTGTTGCCGGTGACGCCCGCCACGCTTATGTAATAAACAAACCCGGAAGAACGGGCCGCTATCTGCTTTAACCTTTGCGATGGGGACGTGGGCGCGGCCAGCATTATGATGTCCAGCCCATGATCTTTGGCCGAAGGGGCGAACTCGTCTATCTCCTCCAGCGGCGCATCGGGGATTATTATCCCATCCACGCCAGCTTCGGCGCATTGGCGCATGAACTTGTTAACCCCGTGGTTAATGATCAGCGTGGAGGCCAGCATGAACACCAGCGGAACGTCCGTTTGCTCACGGATCTTTTTAACCGCCGCCAGAACTTTCGTGAGGCTGGCTCCTCGCTTGATGGCCCGGTGGAAAGACTCCTGGATTACGGGCCCGTCCGCCAGCGGATCCGAGAATGGCACGCCAAGCTCCACGATGTCCGCCCCGGCCTTTTTAGCGGCCAGAACCAGCCTTACCGTGGTCTCGATGTCCGGATCTCCGGCGGTGAGGAATATCACCAGCGCACGGCGTTTTTCCGCCTTAAGCTTCGCGAATGTGGACTCTATCCTGCTCATCGGTTACTTCGCCCCCTTCTTCCCGCGGGAGCCGAGCAGACGCTGGGCCACCTCCACGTCCTTGTCGCCGCGCCCGGAAAGGCAGACGACTATTACCTTGTTCCTGCTCAATTTTGGCGCCATTTTCATGACATGAGCTATGGCGTGGGCCGACTCGAAAGCGGGCATGATGCCTTCTTCTTTCGAAAGAAGCTCGAAAGCATTCAGCGCCTCGTCATCGGTGACATTTACGTATTGGGCGATCCCCATATCTTTAAAATAGGCGTGCTCCGGGCCCACGCCTGGATAGTCCAGCCCCGCGGAAAGCGAATGAGTCTCCATCACCTGCCCGTCTTTGTCCAGCATAACGTAGCTCTTGGAGCCGTGCAGGACGCCCACTTTTCCCTTGGCCAGCGGCGCCCCATGTTTTCCTGTGGAAATGCCAAGCCCGCCCGCTTCCACGCCGATAAGCTCCACCTCGTCATCGTGAGCGAACGGATGGAATATGCCCATGGAGTTACTGCCGCCCCCCACGCAGGCGATTATCTTGTCCGGCAGGCGCCCTTCTTTCACCATTATCTGGAACCGGGTCTCGTGCCCGATAACGCTTTGGAACTCCCTCACAATTTTCGGGAACGGATGCGGGCCTATCACCGAACCGATTACCAGGTTCGTATGGTCGCTGGTGGCTATCCAGTCGCGGATGGCTTCGCTGGATGCTTCCTTGAGGGTCTTCGTGCCCACATCAACGGGGATAACGTCGGCCCCCAGAAGCTTCATGCGGAACACGTTTATCTTCTGCCGCTCCATGTCCTTGGAGCCCATGTACACGTCGCACTTCAATCCAAAAAGCGCCGCCGCAGTGGCCGTTGCCACCCCATGCTGGCCCGCGCCGGTCTCGGCGATGATCCTTTTCTTCTTCATCCGCAGGGCCAGAAGGCCCTGGCCGATGGTGTTGTTTATCTTGTGGGAGCCTGTATGGGCCAGGTCTTCCCTCTTTAGATAAACCCTGGCCCCGCCCAGCCGTTTCGTGAGTTTCTCGGCGAAATAAAGGGGCGTGGGCCTGCCTATGTATGTGGAGCGGTACCGCTCCAGCTTCCTTAAAAACTTCGAGTCCTTCAGGGCCTTGTCAAACTCGGCCTCCAGCCGCAAAAGGGCGGGCATCAGGGTTTCAATAACGTACCTGCCGCCGAATTGCCCGAAATGGCCGTTTGTATCGGGTATGGTCATATCATCTCCAAAATCGGAACCTGTAGAGTTTACCAGCCGTTTCGGCCAAAGTAAAACATCACAGGGGTGGAATGTGAAAGTTACGAACCGGCTCCCTCAAGCGCGGTTTCCATCCTACGGAATATATGCCCGGCCTGGCGCAACCGCAAGCTGGACTAAGACTTTTCCTTAGAATCCATCTTCCGGCTTTTTTAACTCCGGCGCTTCGCCCGCGCCCTTGACTATCTCTTTCACCAGTTCTTCAGTAAGCCGGTTAAGCCCCCGCCGCCCGGCGGCGCTGATGGGTATGGCGTCGAACCGTTGGGTTAAATCCATCACGGTCCCGGTATCCACCCTGTCCACCTTATTGAACACTGTTTTTCTGGGTATCTTGTCCAGCCCTATACGTTCAAGCACTTCTTCCACCGCGCGGATCTGTTTCTCAAAATCCGGGGCGGAGATGTCCACCAGATGGATAAGGATATCCGCGTCTTTCAACTCTTCAAGGGTGGAGCGGAACGCGTCCAGCAACTCGTCGGGCAGGTCGCGGATGAAGCCAACAGTGTCGGATATGACCACGTCCATATTCTTCGGGAACCGGATGCGGCGCGAGGTGGGGTCCAGCGTGGCGAACAGCTTGTCCTCCACCAGCACCGAGCTTTTTGTGAGAGCGTTGAGCAGGGTGGATTTACCGGCGTTGGTGTAGCCTATCACCGCTATCTGCGGCACGCCGGAGCGCTTTCTCAGGCTACGCCTCTGCTCCCTGCCGTGCCCGAGTTTTTTCAGAGCCGTCTCGGCCCGGTTTATCCTCTCCCTCAACCGGCGGCGGGTGATCTCCATGGATGTTTCACCGGGGCCTTTCATGCCTATGCCGCCCCGGATGCGGGAGAGGGCGTCGTCTTTCAACCCCACCCTGGGCAGGGAATATTTCAGGCGGGCCAGTTCCACCCTTAACTTGCCATCGGTGGAATGGGCCCTTCGGGCGAAGATGCGATGGATAAGCTGGGTGCGGTCCAAGGTCGGCATATCCGTGATATTTCCTATAAACCGCGCCTGCGCGGGGGTAAGCTCCTGGTCGAAAAGTATCATGTCGGCGTTGAGCGCCATGGAGCGGATGATAACGTCTTTCACCCTGCCGGAGCCAAGGAGATTCTGGGGGTTGGGAGAACCTCGATAGATCACCCTGTCCACCGGGATAATCTGCTCCGTGCGGGCCAGTTCTGAAAGTTCGTACAGGCGCTCCTCAGCGTCGGCTTTGGGCAGGCTGGATATGTGCACCAGCAGGGCCCGCAATGAACCTTTTTCTTCTTTGCGCGTGTCCCGCCGGGCGAAATCCTCCTCCAGCGACTTTATGATGTCGGCGAACCTCACCCCGGTATCGGGATATCGCGTGGAAGGCAGGGTTATCCAGGGTTCCGGCGCGTCAGGATCCGGGTTCAGATGGGCGGAATACAGGTTTTGCGGGTCGCCGTCGGGCGCCACGGCCACGGCCATTATCAAGTCCAGCCGCAACATGGCCAGGTCCGTCAGGTCTTCCTTGGAGAGCGGCTCGTCTTTCAAATGGGTATGGATGACACGAAAACCCCTCAACCTTCCCGTGCCGGAACGCAACCTGCTCAGCGATGGGATCACTATCTGGCTTTGATCCCCGGCTATGACATATTCCACCTTGCCGCGCCGGTCCATCACCAGCCCCACCTGCCTGCCCAGTTCGCGGGATATCCTGCTTAAGGTGAGGATAAGCTCCGGCGGCGCCACCACGTCCGCCTGCGTCTTGCGCCTGTAAAGCCTTTCAAGCGCCCTTATCTGCGACGGCTTTAAACCGGTGAGGTTGCCTTCAACAGCTTTTATGGCAGGTTCTCCAATTTAACGCCAGTATCGAAATCACTACTATTCATGTATCTGTTATACCACCACGTTAGATCAGGTTAAACCTGCCATGGTCCGCCTCGCTTGATTGGTGACAAGTCCTGTTTAAAACGCCTCCACCACCACGGAGACCAGCGTCTCGGCGGCGCGTTTGGCGGCGTCTTCGGTGGCGGCAAGCCGCTGGCTCTCCGCGGCGGCGATGGCGCTTTGGGATACATACCGCCATGTGATGGCCACCCTTTGTTTGGTCAGCGTTTTTTCCCTGCGGGCGTAACGGTGGGTTATCTGGATATCCAGGCTCACGATATATTCGGTGGCCACGTTGTCCGATGAATAGGCCACGGGCTGGAGGCTGTAAGACTCTATGGAGCCTACAAGAAGGGTGTCAGCCGCGCCGGAATCATCCACTTTCAGCCTGCCGTCCCGGATGAACTCGTCTTTCACGGCGCGGGTAACGATGGAGTCCAGCTCCGGCTCGCCGGTCTTGTTTTCGAACAGGGGGATGGACACGCTTCGCACATCCTGCGGTAAGGCGCTTCCCTTACCCACCAGCGCGTATCCGCAACCGGCCACAAGCGCCAGCGCTAAAACGCACAGCGCCCCGCCCACCGTATTATATTTTGAGCGTCTCACAGCGTGTATTCCATTTCAATTCCTGGGCCGGTGAGATACAAGAACATCCACCACCGAAGGATCGGCCAAGGTAGAGGTATCCCCCAAATTCGCAAGGTCGTTCTCGGCGATCTTGCGCAAAATCCTGCGCATTATCTTGCCGGACCGGGTTTTGGGCAAGCCGGGGGCGAACTGGATTACGTCCGGCTTGGCGATGGGGCCTATCTCTTTGGACACATGGTCGCTCAGTTTCTTCTTCAACTCCGGAGCCGCTGGGTCCACCCCCTGGTTCAAGGTGACAAAGGCGTATATCCCCTGCCCCTTGATGTCGTGCGGGTAACCCACCACCGCCGCTTCCGCCACCAGGTCGTGAGACACCAGGGCCGATTCCACCTCCGCCGTGCCAATACGATGCCCGGCCACGTTTATAACGTCGTCCACCCGGCCCATGAGCCAGTAATATCCGTCTTCATCCACCCTGGCGCCGTCGCCTGTGAAATATTTCCCGGGGTATTGGGAGAAATAGGTTTCGCGGAACCTTTCGTGATGGCCGTACACCGTGCGCATCTGGCCGGGCCACGAGGATTTTATGACAAGATACCCGCCCTCGTTCACCGCCGCCGGGGAACCGTCTTGTTTTATCACTTCAGGCTCCACGCCGAAAAAAGGCAAAGTGGCCGAGCCTGGCTTTGTGGCCACGGCGCCAGGCAACGGAGTGATAAGTATGCCGCCGGTCTCGGTTTGCCACCAGGTGTCAACTATGGGGCATGTCTCCCTGCCCACATGGTTGTGATACCACATCCACGCCTCGGGGTTTATGGGTTCCCCCACTGTACCCAAAAGCCGCAACGATGAAAGGTCGCACCCGGCGGGCCATTTTTCCCCTTCCCGGGCTACGGCGCGGATGGCCGTGGGGGCCGTGTAAAAAATCGTCACCTTGTACTTCTCCACCACTTTCCAGAACCGGTCCGGCTCGGGATAGGTGGGGACCCCCTCAAACATAAGGGTTGTGGCGCCGTTGGAAAGAGGCCCGTACACCACGTAACTGTGGCCGGTTATCCAGCCTATGTCTGCTGTACACCAGAATATGTCGTCCTCGTGATAGTCGAAGATATACCTGAACGTCTCGTGGGTGTACAGGAGGTATCCGCCGGTGGTGTGCAGAACCCCCTTGGGTTTGCCGGTGGAGCCGGAAGTGTAGAGGATAAAAAGCGGGTCCTCGGCGTTGTTGCTCACCGGTGGGCAATCGGCGCTGGCGTTGGCCATGGCGTCTTCCCACCATATGTCCCGCCCTTTCACCCAGTCCACCTCGTGG
This DNA window, taken from Nitrospinota bacterium, encodes the following:
- a CDS encoding LptE family protein, producing MRRSKYNTVGGALCVLALALVAGCGYALVGKGSALPQDVRSVSIPLFENKTGEPELDSIVTRAVKDEFIRDGRLKVDDSGAADTLLVGSIESYSLQPVAYSSDNVATEYIVSLDIQITHRYARREKTLTKQRVAITWRYVSQSAIAAAESQRLAATEDAAKRAAETLVSVVVEAF
- a CDS encoding sulfite exporter TauE/SafE family protein, whose protein sequence is MSEYWLLPLIAFASAFTQGSAGFGHALIAIPLFAMLIDVKTAIPLSLLNGILINLTLMFRWHERLDFKKSRPLFTGAVFGIPIGVYFLKSLDPSMIKMGLGSFLIAFAIFSLMVAEIKLRMGARLAYLFGFFSGILGGAFGLNGPISVFFVTTQPWEIDQKKGVLVTYFVVSNIMVITFYALSGLATLAALKWFAICAPFLVAGSLSGSATSDNVHKDTVKRFMYFLIIVMGGMMFAR
- a CDS encoding tetratricopeptide repeat protein, with product MVNKLLAVIAAVVITSGSVAESRESAVQKGLRFYNEGKYAEALKAFHISKPRELDRRAYLAWGLSAYRMGKFESAAMKLEKAAGMGKPDGDTWALTAECHLKSGNPGKALQAVRKTAPLKVSSRGEVDLLWGSIAEASGAYGEAAQKYRSALGENPDKEFDIRAGLGRVLAGLGDYSGSIENFTRAAKLKPGDAEAFSGLGYAYLKSGMLAQAEESLLTAASLAPGLAPVWYNLACAQSKQGKVENACASLSKAFETGFNDVNGALSDDDLAGLRGKECFLKLTRRIPVK
- a CDS encoding prepilin-type N-terminal cleavage/methylation domain-containing protein, with protein sequence MFATKKGFTLVELLVTVSIIAVLMVIVIPELQRYRQRFYDTTALSDLNQFTKAVANTDTPAFFINWITTPGTHPNFPEVKISNEVNILDVSIDTGLGWVWYAWGCHLKGETGYFLYIPYGTDPWGGWMVPNQIQESPAYRWLCP
- a CDS encoding carbon-nitrogen hydrolase, translated to MSMSTDPAENMLKAVSLIESAANAGASVICLPELFLTPYFCQREDAALFNHAEPIPGPATDTLCKAAARTGAVIVASLFEKRAKGLYHNTTAVIGPDGKLMGIYRKNHIPDDPSYYEKYYFTPGDLGFKTFDTSFGKLGVLICWDQWYPEAARLTALLGAEVIFYPTAIGWHPAEREQFGAAQKDAWRTVQRGHAIANGVYVAAVNRVGREITKEGGDGIQFWGGSFISDPFGVVTAEASADREEILITEVDPAKIEETRRNWPFLRDRRIDLYGGITSRYSD
- a CDS encoding M48 family metalloprotease yields the protein MNAQKPWRLPVLIAILAAMALVVGTARYGLALFEGSDEEAIGREADKDIIRSYGYYEDPALQEYVTRVGNKVLTKIREPEFEYHFKVVDQEMINAFALPGGYIYVTRGLLATLNSEAALAGVIGHEVGHVIGHHAVRQMKKQIGSALLTLGGLALSEEIRANAGAWLTVSTSLSQQVLLGYGREFEMESDQVGMITAYEAGYDPTGIVKFLESLRVIERKGGHSYHGFAATHPDTVSRIIEAEGKSELLKARDGQTNDFRDRYLDAIEGLRYGKPAWRGQTNPPWVVHIHTVKEGETFLSIAKEVSGDEGMAMETAMLNGMEPGDALAPGTRIKTLLKAKTTNKILRIEEEPKK
- the trpB gene encoding tryptophan synthase subunit beta gives rise to the protein MTIPDTNGHFGQFGGRYVIETLMPALLRLEAEFDKALKDSKFLRKLERYRSTYIGRPTPLYFAEKLTKRLGGARVYLKREDLAHTGSHKINNTIGQGLLALRMKKKRIIAETGAGQHGVATATAAALFGLKCDVYMGSKDMERQKINVFRMKLLGADVIPVDVGTKTLKEASSEAIRDWIATSDHTNLVIGSVIGPHPFPKIVREFQSVIGHETRFQIMVKEGRLPDKIIACVGGGSNSMGIFHPFAHDDEVELIGVEAGGLGISTGKHGAPLAKGKVGVLHGSKSYVMLDKDGQVMETHSLSAGLDYPGVGPEHAYFKDMGIAQYVNVTDDEALNAFELLSKEEGIMPAFESAHAIAHVMKMAPKLSRNKVIVVCLSGRGDKDVEVAQRLLGSRGKKGAK
- a CDS encoding tryptophan synthase subunit alpha, giving the protein MSRIESTFAKLKAEKRRALVIFLTAGDPDIETTVRLVLAAKKAGADIVELGVPFSDPLADGPVIQESFHRAIKRGASLTKVLAAVKKIREQTDVPLVFMLASTLIINHGVNKFMRQCAEAGVDGIIIPDAPLEEIDEFAPSAKDHGLDIIMLAAPTSPSQRLKQIAARSSGFVYYISVAGVTGNKLASATEAGKGIKALKKTTRLPVCAGFGVTGPEQARQMSAVADGVIIGSQAVRVINSAGSPEQAVRELSKFVSSVRRAMDKK
- the hflX gene encoding GTPase HflX — its product is MAPPELILTLSRISRELGRQVGLVMDRRGKVEYVIAGDQSQIVIPSLSRLRSGTGRLRGFRVIHTHLKDEPLSKEDLTDLAMLRLDLIMAVAVAPDGDPQNLYSAHLNPDPDAPEPWITLPSTRYPDTGVRFADIIKSLEEDFARRDTRKEEKGSLRALLVHISSLPKADAEERLYELSELARTEQIIPVDRVIYRGSPNPQNLLGSGRVKDVIIRSMALNADMILFDQELTPAQARFIGNITDMPTLDRTQLIHRIFARRAHSTDGKLRVELARLKYSLPRVGLKDDALSRIRGGIGMKGPGETSMEITRRRLRERINRAETALKKLGHGREQRRSLRKRSGVPQIAVIGYTNAGKSTLLNALTKSSVLVEDKLFATLDPTSRRIRFPKNMDVVISDTVGFIRDLPDELLDAFRSTLEELKDADILIHLVDISAPDFEKQIRAVEEVLERIGLDKIPRKTVFNKVDRVDTGTVMDLTQRFDAIPISAAGRRGLNRLTEELVKEIVKGAGEAPELKKPEDGF
- a CDS encoding agmatine deiminase family protein, which codes for MPAEWEGHDATWICWPQNGEDWPGKLNTVQWVFAEMVKKLTLGETVRIIVGSVDKSKSVRRILAKSRVDLTRVEFFIIPTDRGWTRDMGPIFIKNAAGEKAIVNFKFNAWAKYPNWRLDNKVAGIVARKLKTPIVEAVVNGAPFTLEGGAIDVNGKGTLITTVECLLDDKVQTRNPGLGRKETEQALAGYLGAKNVIWLNKGIAGDDTHGHVDDLCRFVNANTVVLCAEDNPAEDNYRPLNENREILQGARLEDGSKPEVVLLPMPAPLVFDGLRLPASYANFYIGDAVVIVPTFNDVKDRVALGILSELFPGRQVIGIHAVDLVWGLGTLHCLTQQEPKGI